The genomic region GATGAAGGGCTGGCTGAAGAACGGTGTCATAAGCTGTTTCTGCCTTGAGATCAAGCACTTTTTAGGTGTTGTCCTTTGTTGAAGGAATGGTTCCATTAAGAAGGGCAAAGAATGATGCAAGAACGCCCATTTTCTTCAGCATATTAATTGATGATGAAGTGATCATGCGGTTGAAAGTGTAGAAAGAGTCGTCATTTGCTGTTTTCTTCATTCACTTGGCATCATTTAAATGTTAGAGTCAGGTACATAAAGGTTCTACTAAAGCCATCTAGTTCTCAAATTGATTTAGTACCTTCTTTTATTGGATAGTTTAACTGATGTTAATTTTGATGAATCAGAACACTTTCCAGCTTCCTTCCTTCACTATTTTGGATAATCAAATTTAACTGACGTGAGTAGGTATGAAAGGCTGAAACAAGAACAAGCCCATACGAAATCAGGAAGTGGTCGGCAATTCTTCTGCTTTATTATGTGTGCTTCTATTAGATAATTCTTCCCCAGGAAAAGTGACTGATATGTTGCATATATGCAGAAAGTTCATTTATTATAGGTATTATATGTAAAACTTATATTTCTAAAACTATCCTTTGCAATGATGATTTTGGCTGACAGATTAAGCATCTGCGTGAatcaataatctttttttttttgggtcaattttgTCACTTTCTCAGCTTGCTACCAGCATTTTTCTATTtaacttttttcctttcattaatattttaatttattttcaaggCTGCTGCACAATTCTACCTGGTTTTCCATCTGACTTGTATTTCTTTGGTGCTTCCAGCAATAATATGCTATAAATAGCCCTGTGCGATTCAAGCTTGTGATATGAAAACTATTACCTTGCTTTCAAAATCCAGGGTGACATCAGGCAACCAACTCAAACTTTCTCTGCAACCAACACTTTTCGTAAGCACTCAAACCTCTTTCTTCGAGATTTGTACAAATGGTTTACTTccgtttatttttttttgtttttttgttttcaagattTATTCTCAAAGTTTTCTAAGCTTCTATTGTTACTGGTGCCTGGAGGTTGGCCCTAAGAGCATTTATTGTATTCTTTTGATCAAGACAGGACTTCCAAGAGCAATGGAGAAAATAACCAATGGTGGTCAGCATTGTCAGCATTGAAATTTGATTAAAAGGAAATCCTTTccttcagaaaaaaaaaatcaagtatgaaCCAGGATCTTGAAATTTCTTCAACTTCATTATTTCTTTGTGAAATGTCAAGCAAATGTTTTGAGATaataattttgttccttttgcACATAATTCttgaattcaaattatattttctaaaccTTGCCATATGCTTGACAAGAGGAGGTTGGGAAATTTAGGTGAAACTTATCATATCATCGAAAGTGTATTGGCGGTGGTAGCATTCCAAATCTCACCAGGTACTCCATCCCAGTTTCCACTAGACTAACTCTTCATTTATGCATTTCCAAGTTTCAAATCCTTTgaatctttttccttttttaaaaattttttttttcaatagattAAGAAATAGTAGGCATCAGCTTAATTTTTTGGTAGTACTCGCTAAAAATTTTCCTTATCATTAATTgtcttaatattttattttgtgcatCACATGAACAAGGCCCGATGTTCAGGCTTTCTCAGCTCACCACCAACAAATGCCCTTATTTGGCGTTGGACAGATCTGCCTGTATGTTTCTTCTGATTAGTCCTGGGTAAAAATCCTTAATTTTCAAATAGAAGCATATACAAGTGCAATTCTGttgttgaatttaaaaaaaaaaagtgaagcaGTAGTTCCAATGAGAACTATGTGGCTTGCAAGTCATGGAATGAATAAATCCATTCTGAACAGATCATGAACAAAATAGGGGCTAGCTCATTTGTTTCAAACCAGTGCTCtgatttatcattattttaaaaatagaaaaacattcCTGAACAAATCCTTTGTTTGTTAAAAgactttcttcttctatttcaCAAACCAATCTTGGCAAATTTTGCTGCTTGATAATGCTGAGTTATATTCCATCTGATACTTACAACGCAGTTTAGAAAGTTGTTGATTTTCATTGCATTTGAATGTAAATCAATGCTTTTCAAAAACTGAAATGGtgcatatatttttcttattttactaaaatggGGGTAGGGTAATGAAATAttgtatattttcttattttcaacttatgaatgaaatatttatatttcatatgcttagtttaaattcaattaacatCATCAGATGCAACAAACACACTGCCTGTGGGCGGATGGGGgcttctaagaatcaaacacaCTGCCTGCGGATGGATATGGGATCCTAAAGACTCTTTGAGATTTTGGAAACGGCGGTGGACATGAAGATTTGAAGTCCTTGCCAGAGGACATGTTGCtacttttgtttttcctcttcCTAACTACAAACAGCTTGTAGGCTCAGCAAGTCAGTCCTCTTGCCAAGGTTGCTTTCAGTCACCTGTAGGAAGTGTCCAACTCGCTTTTTCACATCAAGAATTTTATTGTCTAATGCTGAGACAATGGTGCCCGAACGAGACAGGGAAAGCTGGCTGTTGACCCAAGATTGCTCAGCTCTTGTTCCTTGAAAAATCAATGCCATTCTTTGAGGCTCTTATGTTACTAACAGCAATTACTAATATCTTTTCTCCAACCGGAAGGTGATCTGTGATTGTCAGGTTCATTCAAttgatttatttctttataGACATTCAAAGATTTATGTCTCATGGTGTAAGCTTTGGACCCCTATCAAACATCTTTGCAAACTCTTTTGTGTGTATAATTATACAGTGAAGAACAATGGGGAGAACATTATGGAAGTGACAACCtgataaaaattgtaaattattgGTCATTTTTATGCTTAAGAACATTATGGAAATGACAACTTGTATTTGTAAGCTTTTGTATAGCTAAGAACATTACAGGAGCACACTTATATGGGTTCCAGCATATGAGTTTGGACCTTAATTATATAagattaacaattcatttttttgTCATTAGTATTTGAAGTGGGACTGTACTCACTTGTAAAGTGTAAACCCAATCCCTATCTTGATCTAAAACATCGGCACTACTCAAATCAAATGAAGATGTAATAGACAAGGGACAGATGGGGTTTaacgaaggaaaaaaaaaaaatgaacaagaaGTATTTCACTAAACAGTTATTTGACTTATAAGCCAATGAGAATGCCAGTAAGTGAACCTTGACTTGGAAAATACagttttaattctaaaataaattaaagaatttttgtatattttatattctaCTTAGAgtgattttaaatataaaaagacaaTGGTGCAACTGTGCAAAACTATCCCAAGTGTCAtgtatttcttaattaataaaccaagTGACTACTACATGACACTTTCATTAGTAATATGCTACAAAAATTATAGCTAAAAGAGATTAGATTAAATCAATCTGAAAGTATAGAGGGTGTGATTAGAAGTtagaacaataataaataaataaaaaccaagtGTGAGTAGTCAAACATTACATTCTTACATTTTAGTTATTGAAAATACAAAGCCATCTAATTTCATCATCTAAACCACCATCAAAATCTTGAACCTTTTTACAAAAGCACAAACAGAGTGACAGTACAAAATGAGTGTCAAGGATAACATTTCCCATCATTAGTAAGAAAGTAGCACAGTCATACTTGAATCAAATTAGCAACAATATTAGCTAAGCACAAAATTGCCTGAATGTTTTACTTACAATTAGTATTTAGTATAGACAGTAGGAACAGAGAATTTCCTATCTCaagatacaaaaaatttcaacaaatttggCGCTGTACAGCTGAAACTTACTCTGATGCGACATGCATCTTTTCTTTCTGCCACATGATGCACTTGCTCTTCAGTAGCTAAGTTTAAGAACTTCCAGGCCTATTTTTTGAGTTCCAAGTTTTTCACCTAAACACCAATGAACAACTTGAGACCTAGTCTCTGCAGTTACTAGCTTAATACCTCAGTTTTAGGAAGGCATTGGCCGGTTGCCATGATTGTGATTGACATAAAACTGGACCTCCAGATCATttaaaattagcaaaaaaagaGGACCCCTGTGAGAAGCACTATTAACTACACTAATCCGTCATATTTTCCTCACTTGAATTGCTTTCAGGTAGCCTATCATTTTCATCATTTCTACTAGCTTCCTTGTCTACCTCCCCAATTGAATGACTCGCAGGCAGAACATCCGCATCTATCTTAGTGTCCTCTTCCATGCTGCTTTCATGTTGCACAGAAGGTGTGTCAGTGTCCATGGCATTGAACCCAATTGTTGAATTTTGTTGATCGTTTTGTCCCGAGTAGGTCATATAATGATCAAATTGATGACTCATGTATCGTTCCTGACATCAAGAAAATTATGAGTCTCAACTTCAGCATTCAGTCAATTGTGCAATTACGGGTAACCAAAACATAAAAGTTAAGAAAAATGTCCAAGGTAACAGATTAAGCCATCACCCTGCGTGGATGCAGGATATAGATTACATTTAAATGTGATAAaaatttaagcaattaagaatGAAGCATTTCTGCATAACCTAAAGTCAAATTTCTTTCCAAATTGATGCACCAATCATGCACTAATGAGGACAGAAATTTAAAACCAGAAAAAGAAAGGCATACATACCTGATACCTCCAATTAAAAATGCTGATCATCTCCTCAACACCACTGACAAGATGGATAGGTCCAGTGTCTTCAACATGTCGTTCTGTATATGACGTGATCTCATTCAGATTAAGGGCAAGGCAATCAGGTCTCTGAAGCAGAAGCTGAAATGTAGGCTGCAGTTCATAGCATTGTTCGAACAGAGAACGGCGACAAAACACATACAAACCAAGTCGGGCACGAGACATGGCAACAACCAATCTTCTAACATCACGAAGGTGACCAACAAAGCGAGTACGCACAAGAGACAGCAATATAAAATCATTTTGCTGACCTTGAAACTTATCAACAGTTGTAACCTATAGACAAACATTAGTGAAAACAGTTACAAATTAATCTGATAACATAGTGCAGTCCTACTAATATTTTAGAAGAATAATATCTAACCTAGGCAACAAcgacaataaaataaaacctcaCACAAGGATGGTTATGGTAGTTAATCATGTTCAACATGCACATAGGATATTAAATAAGTGAAACCATCAATTATAAGAGTTCAACAAGGCCTCTGCTCTTGGTAGAGCATGTGTTCGTCCCAAAAAATGTGAAATGTACACATCCTGACCCACAATTTAACTGTTGAGATGCCTGCTAAATATAATGTGAAAGGGGCATGCTTGGCAATTTACCTTGCTGGGTGGACCAATGAAGTCATATGGAACACATCTTCTATTGATAACATCACGGATCAAAAGTTTCTGGCCATTGTAAGTTGTCAAGATGGATATCTTATTTGCTGGGTACCCAAGTAAACGCAAGTACATATAGACACTgacaacatattcagcttctcCCTCGTTTTGATAAAACCAAGGGGAAGGGGCACTTTCACCTCTACCTTGGTAATCGGGCACATCCACTAACTGATACTCATAGGAGAATCCAGCATTTGCTCTATGGAAGACAGCATCCTCCTTTACGTAAGGAAGGTCACCCAAATCTCTGTACCTCCAGTTGTACAGTTTGGCTATACTTGGCCTGGCTCTACCCTGGGCATTGAGCTCAATATAAGGAATGCCGAGACGAACAAACCTTGTAAATAGACTCTGATCCATGTGGCTATACTTCTGGAAAGCCATGTTCTTCACAACAGGAGGCAACTGGTGATGATCACCAATCAGGATGCAGCGCTTAAGCCGTGCATAACCATCTTCTTGCCTCTGGAGCAACATTGGGATGAAGGTCTCAATCTCCAATATTTGGGCACTTTCTTCCATCAACAAGTTGTCATACTTGAAACCTAGCTGAAGAAAATCCTTCCTCTTGAGTGCCGCATGAGTGCAAGTCATTGCAACAATCTTTGCCTGCTTGGTCATGAGATAATTTGCTCGATCAGCCGTTGACTTGAGCAATTCAAATGCCCTACACTCTTCAAGCTCTTGAAACATGGTCTTAAGATGACGAAAGCACCCCTTAGCTGCTCTCATGTCTTTCTCAAAAGACTCGCCCATAAAAATTGGATGCGGAGTGTCAGAGAAAAATTCCTTGAAGGGAAAGCGGTCTTTAACAAATGTTGGTTTATCTTCATTCTCAGCACAAGCCGCCAAGAATTGTTCCCAGCGTGAGTATACATGAAGCAACCAGAAATATCCAGCAGTTTCGCACGTGTAACCTACATCCTCAGGCAGTTGAAGAGATCTAGCCAACCTCTCCACTTCACCAAGCAGTTCTAACCGTCGGACAAGCATTGCATTCACACGGCCTTGCCTACTAAAATCGAGATCAGTCGCTAGTTCTTGTTCTCCTTGCCCAAGACGGAGTAGATAACGTGCGGGTACATCCCtctaaaacaataaacatgtaGATGCATTAAAAACTATCCTACAAGTAGCCAAAGAACCGTACACACTACAAGCTCAAGCATAATCACTATACAAATGGAGAGGAAGGGCAAAGTTATCATCCTGAAGTGGTACCTGCATTATCTTCTCAAAAAGGTCATTCAAAGCCTGATTTGAATGTGTGATTATCAATGTCCGCTGAGAAGGACAATTGTGATAAAGCACATTCAGGATTTGCACAGCTGTATCAGTTTTTCCCGTACCAGGTGGACCCACAACCATAGTTAGTCCAGGCTGAATACCAGAGATGATTGCTCCAATCTGTGCAACAAAAAACACTACAAATACTTAAGTGACACTTTCCAAAAGATGTAAACATGGAAAATGTAAGTAATGATGTTCACACAAACACCAGCACCAATGTTGAAATGAATCCAGAAGCAAAATATGAGAACACAAGAACTAACCTACagttgcatattttttttagagttgaATAACTTTTCCAAAGTAGCAGAAAGATAAGTTTATTCACAAAATTCCTCACAAGACTGCAACAAAAATTGAAGTCAATCATCGAAACAAAGATTTGAGGATCCCAGAAAATGACTTACCACATACATAACCCACAATTTACACTTTACACAAAAAGGTATCTGGATAAtgtttttcatccatgtgtgaaactaaaacaaaaataaagagagatcTTCCAAGCCAAGAGTCTTATCAACATGGAGTTGAACAAGTTAGCCCCAACATAGAGCTAGAAGCCTAATTACGCACATGAGGTATGCTAGTCTATGTACCTTCTCCATTGGCTATACTACGAAAGGGTATTAAAAATGATTACATGCATAATATCATCCAGTGAAATTAGCATATGTACCATTCACAATACCAGCCATCAATGATCGCAACTCCCAATATGAAAATCCAATGAGAATCCTTGATATTCCAAAATCTTGCATATGTATCATACACTTTCACAAggtaaaataaacacaaaagaCAACCAAAATGTCTATaatcagtaaaaaaaatatcagaTGCCGTGTCTAAATCATAAATTGCTTGAACATAAAGATGAATTTCAAAGCTAAAACTCTGGTAGCAGAAACTTCAGTCATACAACCATGATAAACAGATGACCAATTCAGTCAATAAAAAGAGAGCAAATTCAGCCCAGGAGAAGATTAAAGTCCATTTACTTTCTTACTTCTCATTTCTCTTTCCTGTTAGAAGGAAAAACTCACATAGCCTGGGGTTGGATACTTAAGCTAGGTCCTCTCATAAGCCCTAGTAACTGTTAGTGTGGTTCAGTACTGTTTCTTTCCAATCAAAATGTTCAGGGGGTGAATTGCCCTCTCTTCCCCATCTGATCATCCCTATTTAGATACTACTATTAATCTAATTAGAACAGGACAGTAAAGGGCTAACTATGACTTTATTGTCTAACATAATAATCAAGTTTAAACCAAGATACAAGTtgcatataattatataaaggCCCACTGAATGATCAAATTTGTTAACAAATTTGCCAATTCAATCTTAAATTCATGCAGCCAATGGGATAAGTACCAATTATATAAGGATTACAATAAATAGGCAGAGGACTTTGGATCAGCAGAAAGGATTTAACACaaataagcatgaaaaataattCAGTgcaattgaaaaaaatagtTGCATAGCACCTGTGTAGGTGTAAATCTAACTGAGTTCTGTTTTGGCTGATCTTGGGGATAAGGACCTGGGTCAGGAGGAGTGTATGCCTCCACAATGAGTGTATCCTCCATATTGACACCATCTGCTGAATCAACACCAGATATCTTATTCCCAGTAAGTGCATGACTACCACCTTTCTGCGTCTTGGGAAGCCTAATTCGAAAAGGAGGCATCGGCTGCAAGTTTTCGCTGCCATCTGTATTTATAAAACAAACctaaaagaagagaagaaagttAGTTTTTAagtgacattatttttattgattatacataaaacatcaaaagaaaaggcaaaCAATAGCAAACCTGATAATCCGGAAAACTGTCTTTCAAATGGTCAGCATCAAGAAAAGTATCTTTGAAATCTACCATTTCCAAAAGATCAGGCATGTTAGTCCATTGTGCTGCAGAAGGATTCCCATAGCCCAAAAATACATTGTGCAGCCAATCAGGAACAATACAATATTCATTCATAAGATCTCTTATAGACTCTAAAATTGCTttgaaattgttttcttttggcTTCCTCCTCATCAATATATTGAATGTCCCGTAAACATCGTCTGCACCTTTCTCTGCAATATTGCTGACATCCATGTGGTATTGCGCTGTATCTAAAGCAATAGTTACAGTTCTCAGTTCCCCTTTTGGAGGCTTCCACTCATCTCTTTTAATTCTTCCTGTGAAATCATTCATGAGAGTTCCCTCCTCATCACGAACCTCAATAATCTCACATCCCCTCACATACTGAAGTCCAAGCCTTTGTGGCACACTTGCCTTGGCAGCTTCTTCAGCACTTAGAGGCTCAAATGAAGGGCGAATTGAAAGTAAAAACAGAACATCGTGCTCTTTAAGGGCATTCCACTCTGATCTTATTTGTGCTTTATAACTGGAAATGCTAAAAGTCACGTCTGCAGTAACAGATGACGGCTTGACTTCTCCAATGTTCGGCTGTTTTACCTCGGTGATCTTAAATTCTTTAACTGGCACAGCCATTCTTGACCAACCGCGAAAAGCAGTTTCTCCTTCATTATTGATGTAGGCAAGGAGATGTGGTACAGCTTCCTGAATATCCTCACGTATCTCATATGTTGATTCAAGACGGAAGAGATTAAAATTTCGCAGAAGATAATCATGAAGCgttaagaattgtaaattaaGTTTTGGAAGAGCTAGACAACCCTCGCCAGAGTAATTTATGCTTGGTACAAGGCTTTCATCCCACATAATTTGCTCATTTGGGTAGAGTGGGAGAGCATTTATGGCTTCTTTTTGAGAttgttgtttctcaaaaaaggaGACCATGACTTCAATAAGAAAATCAACCCTTTCCGACCAGGGATCTTCCTCTGAGATCAGTTTGAGCTGCAAAAAGGGATCATGTCAGCTAGTGTCCAAAAATCATAcagtttttaaaacaatatcTTTATACATAAACACAGTCACACACACTGGGAGAAAGCATGAGAGGGGAGAGTACATTAAGAAAGAATATTACAGCCAAATGGTTTTATGACATGATTTTAAACTAGTGCAACACAAGATGAATGGCAGCATCAGTATACCAGATTTGCCCCAGACAGAATTACAGAAGAATAACTTTCTCTTGAGTCTGCAAGGGACAATATAGGGACTTTcatgtacaaaaaaaattattaaaatttaattcattTCTAAAACCCAATGGCAGTTAAAGCCAgaaatttttaatatagttACAATACTACATGCAGAATCATTAACGTAAAGGCCTTCACAGGATAAATCCCAGAACTTCTTGTTCTAAACAAGTACTTATAATCAACTTACCACTCAGCAGAGACATTAAagattatattattaatttgcaTCCCCCTTCCCCAAcccagcccaaaaaaaaaaaaaaaaaagagaaagaaaaccttatcaaatttctcatacactcctaaaaaaaaaaaaaaaacatctagttcttctcagtaCTGTGCTAACTGATGGTAGAATTTTACGACTTGTGATTTTAGAGGTAAAAGAGTGATAATTCTTGGGAGCCAACAGCAACAAAAATGACCTTTGCATAAACAGTTGTGCAAGAGAAGAGGAAGCACTAACAAACTCCACATGAAGATCAACAAGAACTCATTCTGGTCCTAGGCATGAGATCAAAAGGACTATCAACATAAGGCAACGTGTAATCAATCATTCATTTACAAACCTTGTGGCAAACCAAATCCCTCAAATCCATAGGAGGAAGCTCAGACAACTTCTTAGAGAGATCAGCCCGCTTGTTAATTGCACCAATGTTAGCCAGTGCAAGTTCTCGCAACTACAAGCACATGGAAAGAAAGTTGAGACATTTATCAAATTGAATTAAACAATAATCAGAGCAGTAATGGTGATAACAACTAATTGTTCCTTAATATTAACATCATAAGCAGCGAcattttcaattcaaaacatTTATAAATGCCTGCTGAGACACGGACCTTGGGGATCTTCTTGAATGCAAGCAGTTGAAAAGATTGGAAGCGGTCATAATGAGACTGCAGCACCTCATCATCTGTCAGTTGAGTCCCAACATgatcattaatctcaaatttctCATAGAACTGCAGCAAGTCGACCAGTTGTGCAAAGAGTTTCCCCTTCTCATGTTTGTAGAGTGCACTCAGATGGCACTTGGCAACAACAGCCACATCAGCAACAAGAGGTCTCAGGTACCTGTATGCCCCAGAATAgagaaaatgttttgaaaaaaagagaataaagttattcccacaaaaaaaaaaatgataaatagaactcgagaagaaaaaataatgataaaacaTAGCATGAGTAAATAAGTTGACCAAAGGATTCCACCATTCACGGatcataaaagcatataatttcACTTGGAAAAATCTATTCCAAGGAAGATCTAGTATGTGATAAAATAATCACCAAAATCTAAAGAAACCAATGTAA from Castanea sativa cultivar Marrone di Chiusa Pesio chromosome 11, ASM4071231v1 harbors:
- the LOC142617717 gene encoding uncharacterized protein LOC142617717; this encodes MTKVYGTGAYDFKRHRVAEYPVDPTSSTTQPAAEKPVESALPSTITLSEIQRDRLTKIAEDNWSKAAGGGKDSGGEKRFDPELVKEIYKTELLVKGGRKPVPLQRVMILEVSQYLENYLWPNFDPDTASFEHVMSMILMVNEKFRENVAAWVCFYDRKDIFKGFLERVLRLKEGIELSIAEKTNYLVFMINAFQSLGDEVVSETVLRLASLQSWHSLSYGRFQMELCLNQELIKKWKRMIKREAKEATKRGELFDPSTKLEVKFLRNLIEEFLEVLDSTVFSWEQHVNEDNKIIDAYGLKQVDDACVLYCERFMEFLIDLLSQLPTRRYLRPLVADVAVVAKCHLSALYKHEKGKLFAQLVDLLQFYEKFEINDHVGTQLTDDEVLQSHYDRFQSFQLLAFKKIPKLRELALANIGAINKRADLSKKLSELPPMDLRDLVCHKLKLISEEDPWSERVDFLIEVMVSFFEKQQSQKEAINALPLYPNEQIMWDESLVPSINYSGEGCLALPKLNLQFLTLHDYLLRNFNLFRLESTYEIREDIQEAVPHLLAYINNEGETAFRGWSRMAVPVKEFKITEVKQPNIGEVKPSSVTADVTFSISSYKAQIRSEWNALKEHDVLFLLSIRPSFEPLSAEEAAKASVPQRLGLQYVRGCEIIEVRDEEGTLMNDFTGRIKRDEWKPPKGELRTVTIALDTAQYHMDVSNIAEKGADDVYGTFNILMRRKPKENNFKAILESIRDLMNEYCIVPDWLHNVFLGYGNPSAAQWTNMPDLLEMVDFKDTFLDADHLKDSFPDYQVCFINTDGSENLQPMPPFRIRLPKTQKGGSHALTGNKISGVDSADGVNMEDTLIVEAYTPPDPGPYPQDQPKQNSVRFTPTQIGAIISGIQPGLTMVVGPPGTGKTDTAVQILNVLYHNCPSQRTLIITHSNQALNDLFEKIMQRDVPARYLLRLGQGEQELATDLDFSRQGRVNAMLVRRLELLGEVERLARSLQLPEDVGYTCETAGYFWLLHVYSRWEQFLAACAENEDKPTFVKDRFPFKEFFSDTPHPIFMGESFEKDMRAAKGCFRHLKTMFQELEECRAFELLKSTADRANYLMTKQAKIVAMTCTHAALKRKDFLQLGFKYDNLLMEESAQILEIETFIPMLLQRQEDGYARLKRCILIGDHHQLPPVVKNMAFQKYSHMDQSLFTRFVRLGIPYIELNAQGRARPSIAKLYNWRYRDLGDLPYVKEDAVFHRANAGFSYEYQLVDVPDYQGRGESAPSPWFYQNEGEAEYVVSVYMYLRLLGYPANKISILTTYNGQKLLIRDVINRRCVPYDFIGPPSKVTTVDKFQGQQNDFILLSLVRTRFVGHLRDVRRLVVAMSRARLGLYVFCRRSLFEQCYELQPTFQLLLQRPDCLALNLNEITSYTERHVEDTGPIHLVSGVEEMISIFNWRYQERYMSHQFDHYMTYSGQNDQQNSTIGFNAMDTDTPSVQHESSMEEDTKIDADVLPASHSIGEVDKEASRNDENDRLPESNSSEENMTD